The nucleotide sequence ATACCCGTCTCAATACGACCCGTTACCACCGTACCACGACCTTGAATAGAGAATACATCTTCTACTGGCATCAAAAACGGCTTGTCTGTATCACGCTCAGGCTCAGGAATATAAGCGTCCATCTCAGCAACCAAACGCTCAATCGAAGGCACACCAATCTCAGACGTGTCGCC is from Ostreibacterium oceani and encodes:
- a CDS encoding EF-Tu/IF-2/RF-3 family GTPase, producing the protein GDTSEIGVPSIERLVAEMDAYIPEPERDTDKPFLMPVEDVFSIQGRGTVVTGRIETGIIKVGDEIEIVGMKDTTKTTCTGVEMFRKLLDEGRAG